In Candidatus Devosia phytovorans, the DNA window GCAGGTGCGGGAGGGTCAGCGTGTCGAGGCCGGCGCGGTGATCGCCAAGGTCGACCCGGCAACCTACGAGGCCGACGTGGCAGTGGCCGAGGCTGCTTTGGTAAGCGCTCAGGCTCAGGTTCCGACAGCGCAAGCGACAGTCGAGCGCTACCAGACCCTCAACGCTTCCGGCGGTATCAGCCGGGCTGAGCTCGATACGGCGCTTGTCACGCTGGCCCAGGCGCAGGCGGCAGTTACCAGCGCCGAGGCACAGTTGCGCGTGGCCAACCTGACACTGGAACGATCCACCATAACGGCGCCTATCAGCGGCGTTCTTGGCACGATCAACGTGCAGGTCGGGTCATTGCTGACGGCCAGCCAGACAGAGGCACTGACGACGATCCGGCAGGTCGACCCGGTGGATATCACGCTCGTCGAAAGCAGTGCCAACCTGCTGTCTGCCCGCCAATCATCGCGCGACCGGCAGCCGCCATCTGACACCGCAGAGCCCCCACGTCTCGCGGTGACGCTGACGCTTGAGGATGGCTCTTCCTATGATCAGGAGGGCAGCGTTTCCAGCATGGACATGGTGGTCAGCGAGACGACCGGCACCTTCACGCTGCAGGCCAGCATGCCCAACCCGGATCGCGTGCTGCTGCCCGGCATGTTCGTGCGCGCCACGATCAGCTTTGGCGATCAGGACGGTATTTTCCTCGTGCCCCAACGCGCGGTGACCTTCAACGAAGATGGCCTGCCCACGGCGTATTTCGTTGGTGCGGATAAAACCGTGGAACAGCACGTGCTGGCCGCCAGCCGGGTCGTCAACAATGCCTGGGTGGTAACCGAC includes these proteins:
- a CDS encoding efflux RND transporter periplasmic adaptor subunit encodes the protein MQKLALTLAMLMATTAPSFAQFPGGAAATGPIEVGVITLQPESTPITTVLPGRVIASATADVRPQVGGVVTEVQVREGQRVEAGAVIAKVDPATYEADVAVAEAALVSAQAQVPTAQATVERYQTLNASGGISRAELDTALVTLAQAQAAVTSAEAQLRVANLTLERSTITAPISGVLGTINVQVGSLLTASQTEALTTIRQVDPVDITLVESSANLLSARQSSRDRQPPSDTAEPPRLAVTLTLEDGSSYDQEGSVSSMDMVVSETTGTFTLQASMPNPDRVLLPGMFVRATISFGDQDGIFLVPQRAVTFNEDGLPTAYFVGADKTVEQHVLAASRVVNNAWVVTDGITAGDQLIVDGLQKIEVGTAISPLEVTMEANGVIYQEAPAVPSEGAAPAEGAN